The genomic DNA AAGTCCACAAGCGACCGTCAATCGCTAGCTTGCCAGCCACTCGGTTCCTCTCAATTTTCTAAGGTTCTTGATTGCATTGGCAGAATTTTCCTGATCCTCAGAACACGAGAAGAACTTGCGAGATTGCAACATTAGGTTTGTGAAGTGTCGAAAATTATCATATATGTACACCGCTATTATTGTCTGCCAGCGTCACTGGGTGAAGCAGGAACCAATTACCTTTCGGTTTACGCAATAAGTTTAATAAGTTATGCAAATGATCAAGCCGTGAAAGCCGCTCTCTCTGAAATGCATATCATTACAATAGGTGGTGTCGACTGCCTTCTTTAATTTACTTCATTACCATTTAGAACTCACAACATTCATTAAAGCTCAATCACTCCATTTAAAATCACgatttaaattgttttgcaaCCAAGAAAAATCAGTTACTGGGCACTCccaataatttcctttcatttcagtTATCATCACAACATGAGATAGATTAGAATTGGAATGTAGTGTTTTATTTTAAGCATAAGGAGAGTGTACCCTTTCACATTTAGAAAACATGAAATCGATACCTCAGGAAGGAACATTCCTGTAAAGAACTGGATCAAACACGCATTTATGTATTTCGGAATTCGAAGAAATCTAAATTTCTGAGAATACAGTATGGTGTCGATTTATTTCCATCATTTTCTATTTCAGCACGTATCATTTCTATTCTTGAGCCACTTGGTCGAACACGAGCCACTACGGTCACGTTTTAGTGCCATTTGTCAGCCTCAAGAAGAATTTTGTCTTATCCTCTGCCTGCTCTCTTGATTTTCCTCTTGCAAAAGTTCATCTCAGCGATATCTTGCTAATTCTCCCTCCCTAGACTGTATCTTCCGCTTCACTAGTGAGGGAAACAACCCTATTCGACATCCTTTGGTTTATAATCACGATCATAACCGTTATCATCTACTGTATATAAAATTGGTTGAATAATTTTAGACGGAGAACAAGTTTTGTTGCGCATAAATAAATCTTGCTgactgattttttgtttgtttgtttttttttttaactaaagcGCAGATGGCaactttttaaccttttaaaatcCAACTGAACCACTAGTAGTCTAAAACGCTTGCCTCTCGCAAGGGCCGCCATATTTTTACTCGTTCAAATTTCTTTGCAATTCTGTTTTCGCGGAAAACCAAGGCCACTTTTGTCTGTTTTCGTGTCTATCATAACGTCACAGCAAATGTTTATGCGAGGTTTAAAATATCTCAGTTGGGTGGGCCTACTGAAAAATGTCGTGTTATTCAAATTTCATTGAGAGTTCATCAAGCAACCACGAAATCAAACGTGATATTGTAAAAGCAACATTGTACAATTCTTTACTAATCCCGTTCGCTTCAtatagttcttttttttttcgacctgTGAACTGAAGGAAAACACTAACTTGGAAGACTGGTGACTTTTTTCAGGCTGAGTGGATGTGTGTAGAGTAATTCAGGTCACCTTCCTTCGAAGAATAAGCACTGTTTGATCTGCGCTCTTCATGACATCCTTAAGGTTTTTAGAGAAGCCTGATTGATTTTTACGGataaaaatttttgtcttggGGAGTGCATATTTTACCAAGTGTCCAATGTCTGGTTGCTAGCGGGTCTAACTTCCGCTTAAACCGGAAATTTGCAATGTTCGTGGAAACGAGGCTATCAAACAGGAAATGGTGCATTGACATTTGAAAAGTTTAGAGGGAGACAGTTAGATTAATGTCTTACTACAGGGATTGTTGTTATTAAAGAGGCACAAGAGAGCAAGCATGGAGAGTAAAAAGGGAAGAAGAAGATTGAAGGTGTTCTAAaatagaatataattttctCATCTACATACCGTTTACCTCTGGATAGGCTTTTCAACACATGTACAAGCTAAACTTTAGTCGATACCTTGAGTATTTGTAGATCTTGTATAGTGATCGTTTCTTGATTAAATTACTGACACCATCAAACATATCAGAAAAGGAGAACGAGTGTGAATCTCGAAAGACAGAGGACCAACCTCACGGAACAGGACAAAAAACAAGATCAAGAGAACATGGAAGTGGAACCATCAGTGACAAGTAAGATTAATAGACTTTTTGATGCCTTGAGTTCAGATTCATGCTTACTTtactttaaaaacattgttatATTTTCTTCAGATGTGTCTAAACTGTCCACATATACCACACTTAAAGCAAACAACAAAGCCCTGGCGGCAGCTCTTGGTAAAGTCTTGTTGAATTTATTCTTGTCTATGAAACTTGTCAGCTATGAAGAATCAAGCTTAATTTGAGGTTTTCCTTTATCAGTATTATCAAAgatgttaaacttttttttcagaggatGCCCAGCAAGAACTTTGCCTTGTTCAGCGTGAAAATGTCcagcttaaaaagaaaatctatAACAGTCATTTAGAATTTGTGGAGAAAACAAAAGTGTTAGAACAACAATTGAATTCCCATGAGAAGATCTCAGAAAATGATTTTGCATCAAAAGCAGAGGTGTGGTCCATTAAAATTTTGTCTAATCATGTGTTAACTATCAAGAAAGCATAAAACTAGTTCTTTGCTGTAGCTCTTCATTCAAGTTCATAAAGCTGATATAAGAGCTGTCAAATccagattttttaaattctggGAAAAAAGGAACTAGTGTGAATGGAGGGTTTGAAAACCTGAGTTAAAGTTATACTTTTTCTTGGGACATGTAAGCCCTTTTTGGTTTGAATGGTTAGGGTTCTCATGAAACTGCAGGGTGAACATTTTACAATTCCACAGTATTTCTTCTCATAGCTCACTAGTTTTACTAGCAACTAACTAGTTAAAGGGGCTctgagaataattttttaaatattcatatAGATTGCTGCTATTCTTTTAAGACTAAAATGCTTAGAATTATTTCTAAAATCTTGCAACTTTATATAGATATGTAGGTATGATCAGACTATTTACATATTAAGGTAACTTGATTGTTTATGGCTGctctatttattttatgtaGGCTGGAATTAAAGAAGTCCATAATCTCCTGAACCAGACATGTGGCAAGTTTGTTCAAGGTTCAAACTTTTTGTCAGAAGCCCTTCATCTTCTTAGCTCTCTCCTTGCTCCAGCTGAAGGACACAAGCATGAAACTATTCATGTAGTATCAAACAGTGTGTCTCCTTATATGGACCCTGTCTCAAACTGTGTGTGTACCACTCCTCCACCAGATGAACCATCAGCAATGGAGATCACAGATATACAATCAACCATTATTGAGAACAATGAGGTTTTCATGAAAAACTTGGACAGAGGTAAGTTTGTGGTAAGTTATCTAAGTCTGGTGTGAGAAACAACGCTTGACCACATTCCagataatggaaaaaaatatcaaaaataccTTCAACAGTTGAATGTTTTTTACATCTTTTTGGGGGAGTTTGGAAATCTGGTTTAACACAGTTTTGATGGAAACAGAGAAATAGACTGAATTAATTTGATGTAAGGTCCTAAAATATTGAAGATTCTAACTCACACTTACAGTAAGGCTTCCTGACGGGATGAATTGTTGGTGAATTTTAGAGTAAGGTCACTAGCAGatttagaaatttttaatttctagtGTCACTCAAATAATAATATCCTGAAATGTAATTTCTGATTAATATGTATtaatattcaaatgaaaataaattacttcATTTTAAGGACATGTTTTGAAAATGCTCTGCccatttatttggaaaaaggaATTCTGAGTAACATGGTGGACCAAAATGAAACAAGGAAGGAATCCAGCCAGCCTCAGCCTGCTAGATGCCACATGAAGAGAAAAAGTACCACAGGTGTCAGTTATGTAGAGCCAGGACTTCGCAGGTATTAAATGTACAACCTTAATGACTCTCTACAATGGGGGAGTGGTAAAGCCATACTCTAAGGTCCCTTTGGCAATGGAAAGCAAATAACTAAGCGCAGGGAATGTTGGCCTCTTAGGTTATGTAAAAGACATTACTTCTTCCATGTCTTGTTTCCTATGCATGTGTATGCTTGTTCTTCATGTAATTTTGAACTCTACAGTATGGTCATTTTAAATGATGTCTTTGTCATGTTAGGGAGTCCtgtaaaaattttatcattcaGAGTCATGTTTGTAGGTTGATTTACCAGGATTTTATTGACAAGACATGGTATGCAGTGTTGAACTGACTTCTGTTTACAAGAGATGtctctttgaatttttctttggttttatgTCAACAGCAAATTGCGTAGAGGAGACCCTTTTACTGACAGCAGATTGTTTGGTGATGCAATCCAAATAAACACAACACGAAAAAGTAAGTTAGGAAGTTTTTTTGTTCCAACAAGTACTTTGATCTACTATCAAGCATTGCAGCCTAAAAAATAAACCACCAGAAAATGATGATTAAATCCATCTCatcaaatcttttatttttttatgtccCCGATCTGTTTGGTCAAAGTTAAATTTAAGTTGGTTGAACCAAAATAAATCTATATTTTTTGCTTGCACTGTGTTGAATACATCTTTTGACTAGTTTTGCAGCACATTTCAAAGTGAATCAAGtagcatttatttatttaattcagcTAGAATGTACACATAcattttaaagcttaaaaaaataaatacatgaaattGAGACTATCCTATTGGACAAGTAAGGAACATGCTGAGTACACAGATAGTAAGTGAAGTCTCTTCTTGTAGAAAAGAGAAGTTTGACAAAAGGAACCACGACTCTACCTATCATGGGAAAAACAGTAAGTGCACATGTTAGATTTTCATATTTGCTTGAGATGAGAATGTTTTATTCTCAGTGAGCTTGTTTGGCTTtaagtatttacaaaaattcttcttttcctcaGAAAAAACGTGCTCCCTTGGCAAATCTAACAAACATCATCGTTgaagaaatctgaaaaaatcCCGAGAACTTCCCATGCATGAACTCATTGGAGTCAAAGGAATCTGGCTGGCCAtgaagaaacgaaaaacaaacaatgtaCCCACAACTGAGTTATTACTTTAGAGTATTTATTTACAAGTGGATAAAGTCTTGTACGTAGAGGAGGTTTTTGTTGTGAAATATCGACCTTTTAATGTGTTTGTcgattaaatttatttatctacGAAGTAGTTGTATTTTTCCAAGGAacatctcttttcctttttttcaactgTCTGTGAACTCTTGCCAAATCAATCATACGattctgtaaaagaaaacctGGTATTTCTCCAATTTTGAATCAGAGGAGTTTTCAAAGGGTCTGCTGTTTGAAAACGCGCGAAAAGGAAACGCTTTTCACCATTACTCCAGCAGCACGTACAAGAAATGAGATGGTATGTCCTTCGCCTCGACTCGCCTGCCACAACCAATCTCTTTTCCAACGTCTGAGAggggaataattgttttatttaataacACAACCAAAGAAATGTCTAAGATCTGCGAAAGACCGCACGAAATAGCAATTTATTCCAcgagaaagattttttaataCGAACTCGTATAACCTGGCCTGTAAACCAATCAAAGCTCaggaattgaaataaaaaaaatggttaattTTAACAAAGAGATAGCTCAAATAAGTACATGAGCCACGTTACAAAATACATTACTCGGTTTACACAATATTGCAGCATCGTTCCCAGTGTAGAGAACGACACCCTTAAAGACAGCTTAGTCCTACTGCTCTCCCTCTTCGATTCCTAACACaaacacagaaacaaagacCCTATATTTTATCCACCTCCATTGGTTACAAGGAGACTTTGATCCCCCTATCTGTCTTTGCGATCCTTTCTCTGTATGTGAAACATTAAATTAGACGTAAGTAAGAGAGAACATAAGGAAGGGCACTGACAGCTCCTTGAAATCTGAACAATTTATGTTCTATTTCTTGGCCTCAGTCTCCtcaaagctttttttctccGGGATGGAATGGGTTTGGTGCACATAGCGGCAAGGAACTAAGAGTATGATTGACAACTCGGTGATGAGCTTCGTCAGCTCGAATGGCCAAAATGACGTCACGCATCCTTGAACCATCCtatgaataacaaaaacaagaaggagaaagaaaagatggaTATAAAACCTTTATCATTTCaggttgaaaaatattttgttctaaCTTGCGGAAAACTCTTACCGGTAATTTCCAGTAATTAACAGCAATCTTGGGAGCCAAAAGATTTTCCCACAGAGGCAACTTACCGCTGTCGATACACTACAAACATAGAAGATGAATGAGTCAAGATAAGATGAAGTCTGGGGAATATTTAGAAGACATACGAATTACAACCCGGCTAAGCCAACTAGAAAAGACGGTAATCTCAATCTTCGGGGTGCTCTGATACCTCAATACAATGAGTATACGTTTTAACAGCTTCCTCCTCCAGGTAACCAACAAATCTGTGGCAAAACTTGGGGCTTATCAGGTAGGCCAAGAAAAACAGGTTTACAAACGTTCCTGAAGAAAATAAAGCCATGGAAATGTTCAGAAACgcgcttaaaaaaaaacgattcTGAAGGAGAAACAAGTTATTCTTATCCTTAGTATAACTGTACATAAGCACTTCCTGGTCCCTTCACATACGGGACATTGAGGCTTAAGCCACCTACCTTCAAGATTTGAAAGCTTTCTATTCTCCTAAATGAACCCTCTGCATCCTCTTGTTGATAGTATCTTGAATTATTCACGTAATGATTATTCCATCTTCGTCACTTTTGATTCTTGTATTTATATACTTCATTTGATggtagaaaaattaaaaaagtctttaTTCTCCTTTGATATTTGTTCGACAGTATTATAAGCAAGTTGGGTGAATTTCTGGACTGATCATTCTTGAGAGCCAATGAGTACAGTAACAATCTTGTACCGGCAGTACGCTCAAAGTATCATGACATAACGAATCCAAAATTGGCTGTGAAAATGATTCACGTAGAGTATAGATAAATAGTATGAGGTACCTTGAGCTAGGAGAATTGCTCCCCGAAATAAAATCCCAGGTTGCTTCATTTCCAGGGCTGTCATCAAGTGCATTCTCTCGTTTTCAGCCTCCTCTAAAGATTAAAGACATCAATTGACTTCGAGGTGATTCTGTTGAAAGCCACCACAGTTCAATTTACAATCAGCGCACCCTTTATTTTTCGCTTACCCAGAAGTGTGTGTATCCATCCATTATCTCTCTGGAGCCTCCTAAGCGCGTGGAAGTGTCTTGTCATGCCAGCAATCATTCCAGGAACTCCTGCTATTGTCTCTAACATAATGATCCGACTGTTGATTTAATTAAGCAGATATGTTGTGTAAACGGtaccacaaaaaaaatccaGCTTCAAAAGAAGCTAGTCAAAAAAGTCTTAGCCACGCTGATTTCCTCCGTGTACAACCATGTATTTTTCCAATTAGagacaaattacaaaaattacGCCACCTTTGCGGCCAGCTTTGGAATCAAGACGTGGCCCAGGTCAGTTTACTGGTTATACAGACCGACGTGGGGGGGGCTAAAGTGTCGGAAAACCAGCTCAAACTTACTTGAGCCAGCGGTTTTCGTCGAGCTCCATGAAGCGATACAATGATATGATGTCGAATGCTGCTCTCAAGGCCTGAACACTTTTGTATGCAAGCTGTTGGTTAAGAGAAAGAATGAAATGGAATTATCACTCAACTGACTACAAAATACAGATACAAAATTACACACGAACGATTTCCAGTAAATTTCTCCACCACAGTACCATCTAACCAATAACTTAGTAAAAATTAAACGAACGTAGCCTGGGATGTGTAGGGATTATGTAGACATATTATAAAAAGCTCTGAAGCACTGTGGCAGGTAAGCCATATTTTGCTGCATGGCATGACGTTCAATTTATAACCTTTCAGTCTCGAAACTTACAAGAACATATTTTGCTGCATGGCATGACGTTCAATTTATAACCTTTCAGTCTCGAAACTTACAAGAACATATGACTTCTGATCGCTAGGAACAAAAACAATACCTCATCCACAAACTTTTGTGGTTTTTGGTGAGTAATTTTCACGCTGCGGACATCCTCTGCCGtcctaaatgaaaacaaaaaacagctaGTTTAAATAGCTTGAATTTGTAAGTGAAGTCTTTAATTTCTCACGTAGTTTTATGAACTCTGAATGATATATCAATAGATGTAATAGATAGTATCGTGAGATTACGTTGTCTAGAGGCTCGTACCAGACTGGGTGTGGCATTCTGTAGGCTTCATCCCCAGTTGTGCTTCCATTTTTACCAAAATGACTGATGGCTGTTTCCTTGGATGGAGTGGTTACCACTGGCGTTGGTTGTTGGACTTCTGATGTACTTTGATTTAGAATGGCATTTGTGGAAAACAAAGAAGTCTGCAAGTAACAAAAGTTCCTACTAatggtaataatgataataatacttaatatgataatagtaataataataataattgtaaaaatcATCATGGTAATCATAATATAACGGCTGTTTACTGAGAACGAAGAAACGAAATCATTTCCCCGGcggaggaaaatattactttcGCGAGTATGTGCTCCTTTCGTGACATACTCCTTTCGTTAATTTTTCCTTGCGTAATGTATGTGAACCCAATATCCCttatatttttgctttatttcgtCATATTTTACTCGCAGAACCCCTGGATAACTATGATTTATTTTCTCACCTTAATCGCTATCCCTTATAACACTGTAAGTAGTCTATAACTTACCCCTGTTCGCCGTGGCTGTGCAATTCCGCACAAAAAACCTCTCAAGAAATCGACCTCAGAAATCGGTTTGACGAaagtaaaacaattttcaattccTCTCATTGAAAGAGGAACCCGCTGGAGTCCAGTTGTGGCCATTTTGAACATTAGAACGATCAAAGAAATACAGTCTGATGCTTATTCCCTTTCTTCTGTCAGCTGTcgctttttaaaatcaatttttgtttgtaggaTAACGCAATTTGTCGTCGCGATTGCAGTATTCTTCTGACGTAATTGAGAGCTTCCTTTGCAATTACCCCTTGAATTATATTTAATCCGTTTTGCTCCGGCCAGCATTGATGAGTCATAGTCGGACCAAacacttcaaattttaatgttttacaattttttataTATAACCAAGCAGCTAATGAGATGTTTCGCTCACTAGAATATACCAAGTGGACTatcacattttcttttctttggcCCTGGATCCactgaaatagagaaaaaaaagtttcgttTCTTTTATAGAGTCGAATACGTATTAGCTGTATAGAATAATACCAGATAACTGAGGTACACCAAAGGACGACTTAATCGACAGAATGACACAGAATAACACAGAGTGACCCAGAATAAAACGCGCGCAAAAAAAACTACGAGCTTACGATGTACAAGCATGGAGAAGTTTAATCATGGTatttgcaaatttcaaattcttcCCTCAGGTGAAATGCTCGATTTAAGTAATCAATTCATCTACTTCGCTTAATCGAGAACAAGGAGGAAAGTCTCACTGAATTTTCGTAACATTTTCATGGTTTCGTATCTTGGAAGTAAATCCAAAAGTTTCTCCATGACGGTCGCGAGAAATTATTAGATTAGGAAGGAACTTTTTTCAGGTTGGCGCAGTGAATTCCCGAATTTCAATCGTCTTGATTTCTTTCCGTAGAATAATTCAGcaagaaaataattatatttcgTCATAAAAGGAACTAAAAAGAAATGAACGTCAATAAATCCTTTGATATCTGTAACTAATGATGCAATAATTTCACTGAGCTCTCCCAAGGTCAACTAAGAATAGATTATTGGTCGCGGGGGCATGGATCTAACAACGATTTGTACGCCATTATTTTCGCTGAGGGTGATGTGGGCCAAACTCAAGCAGTTGAGGCTTAAATGTAAGTACGTAAATAAGGAAGtcttatagttttttttttctacgtaCATGTGATTTTGAGATATAATATTCTAGAAGCAGTGATGTAATTTGCATTTACCTGAACTTCAATGAGCTTCAAAATCTCTTCAGAGTGGTTAAAGTACAATTTTCTATTGACCTTTTCTGGTTATGatcaaattatttcaactaAATTTGGAATATATAAGCGCAAAAATTTGCCACGGACTATGAAAAATGATCGGGTACGTAAGTTTCAACGCAGTCAACGAAGAGGTCTTTTAGTCAGATAAACTGCTTTGAAGTTCTTTCATAACCATAAGTCTTGAGTTCAGCCTCTACTCCAAATTAGATAGCTTGGCAAACAGCAAGGGTTAAGTGATCTTTTAGTGTGAAACAATCTGCTATTTATCTAAAACACCATTGTGAAATATAAGACTAACATTTTACAACATCCAAAGTCTTTTGCTTctttaatatcaaataaaagttatctaCACAGGCATAGAAGAAGAGCTTTACAAGAGGATTACTAATTTAAACGGCAGGTCAGATGTCATGTTGTACAATATATTATGAGGGTTTTGTATACTCCTTCAACAGTTAACTCTCATCAGCCTCTCACAGTTCTTCTCTCTATCTGGGCACCTCTGAATAAGCACTTATCGATTGTTAGCTAAAACTCATCACTACAATGCAGCAAGAGTACACTTCCAAGACACTAGGTTTTTACTCTTAACTTAATTTATGTCCCATGATCAAGAAAATGAGATAAGTTTACTGTGTGTGAACTGTAACCCTAACTTTACCATggagaaaacaaatttcctgGACTACCCCTGAAATGATCATGAAACTATGaattcatatttgaaataacaatttaaaattgtattGGAGTTAAGTGATTGCGGATTCCTTAGAAACATGAACATGTATTTTGCCTCACTAAGAAAAAGCAAGCTGTCTGAAATTACATTCATTTAGCATACAACTAGTAATTAACTAGCTAAGCACAGTTTTGTTACACTATGACAGAAATTTGTCAACAAACAATACAAAGGAAGCACTTACAGAACTGTATAAAATTTCTCCTGCTGGCCATGTTCCTCTGCACATTACACGTCCACCTTATGCTGACACTGGTACAGTGCCAGACCCACCTTACTccactgaaattaaaacagAGAAGCAGATTGCTCTCATGAGAACAGCATGCAGAACAGCCAGGAAAGTTCTCAATGTGGCCAGAGATAGTATCAAGGtgagaatatttttttgctaCTTTTATCTGatgtatttcaatttttccttcatCTTTTCATCCAAGTGCTCAGGCAGTTCAAAAAGATTGGTGAATTATTCTTAATTGCCAGAAGGGAATTAATTTTTCAGTGGAACATTGACACAACATGTATACAATAAAATGGGTGTTAGTTGGTAACGTTTATTTTAAGACATTGCAATCATGTGTGATACTgaagtcacttcagtcactgaACTGTAGGATTTTGATAGAATTGACCTACACACTTGAATTCCATAGATGAATTATGAGGTCATGAAGACTTAAAAGAGTAACATGCAATGATGCACA from Pocillopora verrucosa isolate sample1 chromosome 10, ASM3666991v2, whole genome shotgun sequence includes the following:
- the LOC131791639 gene encoding shugoshin 1 isoform X2, whose translation is MESKKGRRRLKKRRTSVNLERQRTNLTEQDKKQDQENMEVEPSVTNVSKLSTYTTLKANNKALAAALEDAQQELCLVQRENVQLKKKIYNSHLEFVEKTKVLEQQLNSHEKISENDFASKAEAGIKEVHNLLNQTCGKFVQGSNFLSEALHLLSSLLAPAEGHKHETIHVVSNSVSPYMDPVSNCVCTTPPPDEPSAMEITDIQSTIIENNEVFMKNLDRGILSNMVDQNETRKESSQPQPARCHMKRKSTTGVSYVEPGLRSKLRRGDPFTDSRLFGDAIQINTTRKKKRSLTKGTTTLPIMGKTKKRAPLANLTNIIVEEI
- the LOC131791639 gene encoding shugoshin 1 isoform X3, producing the protein MPTLKRRTSVNLERQRTNLTEQDKKQDQENMEVEPSVTNVSKLSTYTTLKANNKALAAALEDAQQELCLVQRENVQLKKKIYNSHLEFVEKTKVLEQQLNSHEKISENDFASKAEAGIKEVHNLLNQTCGKFVQGSNFLSEALHLLSSLLAPAEGHKHETIHVVSNSVSPYMDPVSNCVCTTPPPDEPSAMEITDIQSTIIENNEVFMKNLDRGILSNMVDQNETRKESSQPQPARCHMKRKSTTGVSYVEPGLRSKLRRGDPFTDSRLFGDAIQINTTRKKKRSLTKGTTTLPIMGKTVSAHVRFSYLLEMRMFYSQ
- the LOC136284042 gene encoding uncharacterized protein; this translates as MFKMATTGLQRVPLSMRGIENCFTFVKPISEVDFLRGFLCGIAQPRRTGTSLFSTNAILNQSTSEVQQPTPVVTTPSKETAISHFGKNGSTTGDEAYRMPHPVWTAEDVRSVKITHQKPQKFVDELAYKSVQALRAAFDIISLYRFMELDENRWLNRIIMLETIAGVPGMIAGMTRHFHALRRLQRDNGWIHTLLEEAENERMHLMTALEMKQPGILFRGAILLAQGTFVNLFFLAYLISPKFCHRFVGYLEEEAVKTYTHCIECIDSGKLPLWENLLAPKIAVNYWKLPDGSRMRDVILAIRADEAHHRVVNHTLSSLPLCAPNPFHPGEKKL
- the LOC131791639 gene encoding shugoshin 1 isoform X1; the protein is MESKKGRRRLKKRRTSVNLERQRTNLTEQDKKQDQENMEVEPSVTNVSKLSTYTTLKANNKALAAALEDAQQELCLVQRENVQLKKKIYNSHLEFVEKTKVLEQQLNSHEKISENDFASKAEAGIKEVHNLLNQTCGKFVQGSNFLSEALHLLSSLLAPAEGHKHETIHVVSNSVSPYMDPVSNCVCTTPPPDEPSAMEITDIQSTIIENNEVFMKNLDRGILSNMVDQNETRKESSQPQPARCHMKRKSTTGVSYVEPGLRSKLRRGDPFTDSRLFGDAIQINTTRKKKRSLTKGTTTLPIMGKTVSAHVRFSYLLEMRMFYSQ